The nucleotide sequence agagaatgctttgttaggaccggaagttgtgcaagaaactacggaaaaggttaagatgattcaggagaagatgaaggcgtctcagagtagacagaagagttatcatgataagaggagaaaggatattgagtttcaagttggtgatcatgtgtttttgagggtgaacCCTGTGACCggtgttggtcgtgctttgaagtgtaggaagttgactcctcgttttgttggaccgtttgcggtcattgagaaggttggggttgtagcgtaccgGATTACGttgccaccgtctttgtcgaatcttcataatgtgtttcatgtgtctcagttgaggaagtatgtgcatgatgcgtctcatgtgattcaagtggatgagttggaagtaagagataatttgacggttaAGACTttgccggttaggattgaggatcgcgagttgaagcgtttgtgtggcaaagagattgttttggtcaaggtgatttgggttggaccaactggagagagtgccacttgggaaccggagagtaggatgagggtttcgtatccgaagttgtttccttcaggtaaattttcgagggcgaaaattctttttagggggggagagttgtaacagcccgatttttagctagatttattttaattacctttattgtgtgtttgtgtgtgattaattgtaattgtatgtattttattgtcatcgggtgcatttacgtggtttaccgtattagaagggtattttggtcatttggcgggtaagggtaaaatggtaattttggtgagaattattttaataattagtgagaacccttattttactaagttactagtgtagtgattagtttttactattagtgaccgttggttatattttaccgttgttagtaattaccgtggagtgtatagaaacttttgaattgtgttaggatgggttaggcccattagaattttgagttaagcccattaagggggaTAACACCAGGGTTGTCTTAGAATGgttattcatttcacaaaacaattttcatagagagaaggagaggtagagagagaagaggtgaagagaagagcaagagggTTGAAGGGAAGCtttaggaatcaagtgggtgacctaggagctgaattgaagcaagggttagagataatcaacttcaaaggtaagggggttagtgattatcataatcatgtgtaattttgcatattctcatgttgtatgaaaatgagttgatgaacaattcatgctaaattcgtgctcttgttgtgatgttatgtttgtatgcatgaattgatgttagttgtatgattgttggtgaaattacatgttcatatatgcaaaaatgataagttatgaatattatgctcaattggtgaatttctcctaaagttgttgttgatttgagatgtgattcatgttcaattgatgttatgagtgttatttgatattatgattgatgaataattgcttgagtttgcatattcatggattgatgatgagaatttgaattgtgttgaattgaaagaaatgaattgttgttgttgttgaagacttattgttttgagaaaattattttaacaatttcataacttgtacaaatgccACGAAACGAGCGAGTTCGACGTGTTAGAGTCTCGGGTTATGCCTCGGATCACTTTCGATTAGGGGTTTTACACATTCGATTTTGGAGcgaaattggcgaaaacccgcggCCGAAACACTCGAAAACGTGCGTTACGGAGCGCTGCGCCTGAGCAAGGGCGCTAGGCGCCCCCATGTCAGTGAGCTAGCGCTAGGCGCTGCACCTCTAGCGCCAGGCGCCCAGGACAGGACAACGGGAACGTTGTTCCGTGTCCGGGTGCTTGGGGGTGGTCGTGCAGGGGtcctaggcgatcgttttgaagtgttcttttgctgttttcacctaCTTTTCTCCTGGAACACTTTTGGCTTTGTCgaaactttaattttctaaatggtttgaaacttgagtttgtgTCGTTTCGGTTTTTCGGAAATTGTTGAAACTTGGTCTTTGTGAACAAAAGGAGTTGCAAGCTTAGCCTACAATTCTTATGGGCTTAGGCAATCCTTGTAAGGTTagtacaatgtcttaatcatgtcaaacttgattttcgggtgggaatgtggaatgtataaacttgggattttctcatacgaacttaggctaacctttgaactaatgatcgatagttcgtaagtggcctatgctcatacttatacgattgattaagattgaattgtaggatttcaaacttgaataagttgactagctttgaaaattatcaatgttggccgtttgccacatgatttggatttttgtcggaaatgtttcttgagccaattgtcttgtgagttattgtgaccattcttgtatgactaagtgaagttgtatgaatgaatgattgtattggatatgatgtttatcatgagatgtgtatgctatcttactagAGTGTAAGGAATGTTTGAAGTGGTGAAACTaaatgtgatagttgatgttgaatgacattgatgattattgataatcatgttgatatgtgatgatgaatactatgatttatttgtgtgtgggcatgtttccttgataatgcaatgttgtggagataatcaatataattgggtgttgtcatatatattgagttgaaattgtgattgttgtcgcattatcgagttctTATACAtatccatgcatcatagtctaGTTGTTGTAAAAGAGTCCGgttcttttacttcggagattatgtaaggagtgaccccttacatgcgatgttgacttgtccatcggaggtgacgaccttttggagatttggtaccacatgcatttatgtgtcaataagtgcatatcataacatgagtcttatgtcAAATtcgtgattggtgatgaaatgagatgaatgattattgatgatgttgtgatCGATGCTTGTGAATGAATAACTATGAGTGGATAATTGTTCAATAattgatgtttgtgaatgaatatttatgattggataatttttcatgtgattgatatatgttgatATGAGTTATCAAGTTGCAATGTAAGTATCTATGcatgactaatattattcagaaacatgatattattgatttgattgttatctggattatgataatgtaatacttacccccagtggttttaaccgcctacttgcctgtatgggtgagtagacgttgtgcaggagtagtgctcggtgagtctttgcttgggatatcgggagctttctccgatatcggtgtcgtgtcggctctgatctaggcttgttgtgtcggtctagattaggttgtttatatttcctttggattattgctttgttgatgattgcccgtatgtttgggtttttgaGATTCATCTTTGGGTTATGATTTATTCGTTTATGGCATGTACATAtcactctggtttatattccgctgcgactgttgaggtttatatacctgtttattgttttttttgaattttgaatgtggtgtagcctctatttcttgaataaatgtattattcgcatgtttaattgttttaatagaagtagggcgttacacttgtcacttgggtaacaatgatgtgttgctagataccgttcattgtttatattattaaatattagatttaatattattgccaacgtgactagaacctataggatcacacacaaagaacaatcaaaagagaaatatataagtatGACTTATATAGGGGGTGCGtttagtaaataatgctaattAGTTAGCAGAATTACTAAACTcgttattgggcttagtgaagtccAATAGTGACTTCTGACTTGCAAAGCAcacaaggagttctataaatagaaccatAGTGCTGAAGTTTGATGTTGCACATTTTTGAGAAACCCTTGCTCTCTGAAACTTCTGATaccttggctagcaccgagttttggaggagcactgttcgtaTGGACTTGCTAGATGCTTTGCTGCTTGCTTTGTTGTGATCGTGATTCCAGTTTCCAAATTCCAGCTTTCAGATTTCACACTTCGAAGTCACAATTGAATCACTGATTCATGtgtaattcgtaatgatccaaggaaaaaaaatcgaaaatttaTCCGCTGGTTATTCTATTACAAATtgattttccttaaaaaatgcACGGTAGTTTGTGTGGTCTTCTACATTGCATTTGGGAGTCTTTACGGTCTACCACAAAAACTTGTTTAACATGGCGTGTTTGGCTCATTTTGATTCACAACACAAACCACCTTatctaatcaaaataaattataaccTAATTGGAGTTtagtacaacaacaacaaaacaaatttgtttATGATCAATGATATTATCACACCATATGATTTAAAGAGCCAATTGAATGGTATTCTCAACTATAGGCATGACAATAACAAAATCCATACCCGTAGTTACCTGTCCGAACCAAATTCAATCTGACGGGTTTTTCTCATTTTGACTTggtttgggtatgagtttgggttttccccgatttcaaaTCACGAGTATGGGACGGAtaacgggtatataggtacccaccccaAACCCGTCATGAATGTagaaaattactttatgttgatatgtcatgttattttgtttgataatttccGTGTTacaaaaactaccattgatatttaaaggagcaACTAAATCAAttggtctaacaaatgttaaagtgagcatattgctcgataatgcattacaacatttttCTATGGGTTGCAAAAAAACTtctcttatttatttaaaaaaattatttaatgcgGGGACGGATACGGGtcggggatacccgaacccgtcggggatGGGGATGGGGTTCAATTTGTCATCGTCGTTGGGTATGAGTGGGGTAacaggtaagtatatgagaatcgggtatAGGGACGGGGAATGTAAAACTTGTCCACACCCGCCCCATTGACATGCCTACTCAACTACAATGATACGAGAAGGATGATTAGTGTTTAATATCGTCGTTCATTAATCAAATCATATTGATGTGTCCGATTCATCAAAATGAAACTTCAAAACGACGATATAAAAACTATGTTCATTATATTTACTCAATATAGTTCCAAGGGACCAATGAAGAAAGAATGCTACTAACTTAGCTGATTCATGATATTGGTTGTGTTTAGTTTATGTCCTTAATATTAATCTTTTAAATTATGTCCtgaattatgttgttgattCACCCTACCATTCTCTCTCACGCGAAAACAAAACCTCTAAACCACCAAAATGGATTAGGTTGTTGTTTCtacttaaatattttaaaagtgaataataaaatatttgatttgggagataaaaaatagggttaattaagtttttagtccctataaatattcacagttttgtttttaatccctacaaaataaaatcatattttttagttcctataaaattttccatcagcattttaagtccctataaatttttccatcagcacttttagtcactgtcaaaaaatttcatcaacagttttggtccctaaaatgcttaaggaaaatgtcatatggactaaaaatttatcattttattttgcaaggactaaaaataaaactgtgaatatttatagagattaaaaacataattaaccttAAAAGAGTTAAATTCTTGTGAGAAAAAATGGATTATGTTGAGTATTGCTCActctttataattattttcaagTCTTATAAAAAGTTTAGACTAGAAATTTGACTAGATATTTAGAAAAGTCTTACATTAACTTATAATTCGGTCAACATGGTTCATATCTCAAGACTAGCATGGACCAAATCTAATGAAAGTTAGGTCATAGTCTCTTTTAGAGCGGGCCGTATCTGAGGTAGGGCAAAGAGGGTGACTGGCCTAAGCCCAAAAAATAATTACGAAATTTGGgcgctcaattttttttaggggtctaTTAGGCTCTAAAAaagttgtttagttttttttttttttatcaagtttgaTGCTTGataattgctcttctcccatttgTTTTTGCTCATTCTCGTGCTACATAAGTTAACTCACCCTGAAAAATGTCTAACTCACGTTGAAAATACACTTATGTgagttaacttaaattcagtttatttatttatttatttttttttatgggaatgGACAATTTTAAATGGAAGAAgaacaattctcttgatatttatatatatatatatatatattagttagGTTAGGATCCAAATTGTAGGTTCTTCCTAGGCCACCAAAATCTCAGAAACAGCCCTGGTCTCTTTAGCGATGgtcaaaattataaatgaggtattttcaaaataaataaatgaggtATTTACTAAAGTACACACGTAATATAATTTGAGTAAAAAAgatacaccaccaaaaaaagattgagtaaaaaggaaaatgaaatcCAAATGAAAATGCGACATTATTTACGTGCATGGTTATGTAAGGTGGCTTTCCCAGAAAAAATGGATAATTACATTTACAGGCTAAACCTATGGTAGATACATTATATTACTTGTGGATTATAAACTAAGCCATATTATCAATTTTCTTTAGCATTATCATTTGAGCGGCATTCCGTCAAGAGTTTCACATTAAAAGAAATATAGTATGAAGTCTGAACACGAGTTCATAAGTAAAAGACAATTCTCACATAGAAGCAGATTTTTCTAAGACACTAAACTATTTTCATAGTTAGCTGCGCAAGTGATAGACTTATAATAGAGAAATTATTAATTCATCGTATGCTAAGTGCTAACTTTGAAATTAAGAAgatgtttttttctctctctttcacatgACATGACATTCCGGCCACAAGTGCAATCATGTTATGTGTGTGAGTGTGAGATACTAGACAAGAAAAGAAATCCCAATAGCAAGTTATATACAGTAAACAacaagagaagaacaagtaTAGATTCATCATAAATTTCATCCAATTAAAGTATACACGTAGCACCActcattagttttatttatgGTGTTATAAGAAAGCAGCAGTACtacttatataatttttattacaaagAGTGATTCATTCACACTGCTGAATGAATCAATTAATCACCGCAATTAACAAAGCTATAGTTAACTGTAAGGTGACCATTCTGAACGCCCTGTCCATTGGTATCAATTTGATTGAAGACATTCACATCTAAGTCAAGTCCACCGTTGGAGCATTGGTCCACTATTCTCACTGTTACCTGAGCTCCAGTTGCAGTATTTGTCACCTGCATCATTAGTCATCAccacaatattattattagggtTTTCTattatcatgtgcaaatttacacATGATAAAACTGAATTACTGCAACCAAGAAAATAACTTAATTTTTACCACAAAATAATTATGTGAGTTTAGTGGtaacaacttaattaaccttataaatttataaatgagTATAAAATGgtttgtattttaaaatatttttttctaaaatgagaAAAGTGGACATACAGTCAAGCATTTGCCGCAAGAATCTCTGCCTGTTGGCCCAGCTGGTCCAC is from Medicago truncatula cultivar Jemalong A17 chromosome 1, MtrunA17r5.0-ANR, whole genome shotgun sequence and encodes:
- the LOC25484634 gene encoding pathogenesis-related protein PR-4, coding for MENTQRKLSLLVLCFLVGTMLVSGQSANNVRATYNNYNPQNINWDYNTASVYCATWDANQPLSWRSKYGWTAFCGPAGPTGRDSCGKCLTVTNTATGAQVTVRIVDQCSNGGLDLDVNVFNQIDTNGQGVQNGHLTVNYSFVNCGD